The Chryseobacterium suipulveris genome window below encodes:
- a CDS encoding type III pantothenate kinase, which produces MTSIVINIGNTNIRFGLFDDDNCDISWIMNTKPYRTSDELQMQFMMMYQTHKIEAENIDKIIMGSVVPQLTYDISRAIEKIHGKKPILVDRNTHSEVQPKSRQMGTDIYANLVAAHYIYPGKKKIILDFGTALTASCIDEKGETLGVIIAPGIITSLNSLVGQTAQLPEIELVKPKRVLGLDTVSCMQSGMVYGFLGMVEGFIERINDEVMDDCFVIATGGVSHVYKPLTDKIHVADRLHTLKGLYFLGKDL; this is translated from the coding sequence ATGACTTCAATTGTAATCAATATCGGAAATACCAATATCAGATTCGGTTTGTTTGATGACGACAACTGCGATATTTCCTGGATCATGAATACGAAACCGTACAGAACCAGCGATGAGCTTCAGATGCAGTTTATGATGATGTATCAAACCCACAAAATTGAAGCTGAAAACATCGACAAAATCATAATGGGTTCGGTGGTGCCGCAACTTACATACGACATTTCCAGGGCGATTGAAAAAATCCACGGAAAAAAACCAATCCTTGTCGACCGAAATACCCACTCCGAAGTTCAGCCAAAATCACGGCAAATGGGAACCGACATCTATGCAAACCTCGTCGCAGCACACTATATCTATCCTGGTAAAAAGAAAATTATTCTGGATTTTGGAACCGCTTTGACGGCGAGCTGTATCGACGAGAAAGGTGAAACTTTAGGGGTAATCATTGCGCCTGGAATCATCACCTCCTTGAATTCATTAGTTGGTCAAACCGCACAACTTCCAGAAATAGAACTGGTTAAGCCAAAAAGAGTTTTAGGATTAGACACCGTTTCGTGTATGCAAAGCGGAATGGTTTACGGTTTTCTGGGAATGGTCGAAGGTTTTATCGAACGCATCAATGACGAAGTGATGGACGACTGTTTCGTAATCGCAACGGGCGGTGTTTCCCACGTCTATAAACCACTTACAGACAAAATCCACGTTGCAGACCGACTCCACACTTTGAAAGGACTGTATTTTTTGGGAAAAGATCTTTAA
- a CDS encoding M1 family metallopeptidase, with protein MKKPLIFTLILTFTFSFAQLTQYYQQQANYVMDIDVDAANFTYQGKQTITYTNNSPDELKVVYFNLYWNAFRPNSMMDQRVQSQGKNGDSRLQTNGVSRLASIPKNEEGAQNIHWIKQNGKNLKFEIQETIMKVELDSPIKPNSSTVFTMEWDAVVPQQIRRSGRNNREGIDMTMTQWYPKIAEYDYDGWATFDYIGREFHAPFSDFEVNIKIDKDYVIGAGGTLENPTEVKGYDSNPTIKNDNKNKATWKWTAKKILDFAWAADRDYTVDTFNILDGPKVYYVYQKSEKTKLWEDSKPYVTKFFQLMNAHLGKYPYPSYSFIQGGDGGMEYGMCTMMLGEGRSLDGLVGLMVHEAGHSYNQQILAYNESVRPWMDEGFTSYYDDLIMHQLFPPKEPVANPFINSIRSYVNFTKTGKEEPAVWLADHHDSGSAYSIASYVKGELFLVQLGYIMGEQNLSKTMKEFYNQWKMKHPTERDFLHVAQKVSGMDLKWFQHYWINTTKTIDYAIKDVKYDKNSTTITLENKGTVPMPIDFSVLTKDQKVVNYQIPLNMTRVWKSKDIYGDFKTLDFWKWTQNTYSFTIPFNKPQITAMGIDFSQRLADVNPQDNFLEVK; from the coding sequence ATGAAGAAACCCCTTATTTTTACTCTGATTTTAACATTCACATTCAGTTTTGCCCAACTTACCCAGTACTACCAGCAACAGGCGAATTATGTAATGGATATCGATGTGGATGCTGCGAACTTTACTTATCAGGGAAAGCAGACCATTACCTATACCAATAATTCTCCCGACGAGTTAAAGGTGGTTTATTTTAATTTGTACTGGAATGCCTTTCGACCAAATTCGATGATGGATCAGCGAGTACAAAGCCAGGGAAAAAATGGAGATTCAAGACTGCAGACGAATGGAGTTTCCAGATTGGCCTCAATTCCTAAAAATGAAGAAGGAGCTCAAAATATCCACTGGATCAAGCAAAACGGTAAAAATCTGAAGTTCGAAATTCAGGAAACAATAATGAAAGTGGAGCTGGATTCACCCATAAAACCAAACTCATCAACAGTTTTTACGATGGAATGGGATGCAGTCGTACCTCAACAAATCCGACGTTCGGGGAGAAATAATAGGGAAGGAATCGATATGACGATGACGCAATGGTATCCGAAAATTGCAGAATACGATTACGACGGTTGGGCAACTTTTGACTATATCGGAAGAGAGTTTCACGCGCCGTTTTCTGATTTTGAGGTAAATATCAAAATTGATAAAGATTACGTTATCGGAGCGGGAGGAACTTTAGAAAACCCGACAGAAGTTAAAGGATACGACAGTAATCCTACCATAAAAAATGACAACAAAAACAAGGCAACCTGGAAGTGGACCGCGAAAAAAATTCTCGATTTTGCTTGGGCAGCAGATAGAGATTATACCGTAGATACTTTTAATATTCTAGATGGGCCAAAAGTTTATTACGTTTATCAAAAATCTGAAAAAACAAAGCTCTGGGAAGATTCCAAACCATACGTTACCAAGTTTTTTCAACTGATGAATGCGCATCTGGGAAAATATCCCTATCCATCGTATTCATTTATACAGGGAGGAGATGGCGGAATGGAATATGGAATGTGCACAATGATGCTGGGTGAAGGAAGATCATTGGATGGACTTGTCGGTTTGATGGTTCACGAAGCTGGACATTCTTACAATCAGCAGATTCTCGCCTACAACGAAAGCGTACGACCTTGGATGGACGAAGGTTTCACCAGTTATTACGATGATTTGATTATGCATCAGCTTTTTCCACCAAAAGAACCTGTTGCAAATCCTTTTATCAATTCCATCCGATCTTATGTGAATTTTACGAAAACAGGAAAGGAAGAGCCCGCAGTTTGGCTTGCCGACCATCACGACAGTGGAAGTGCCTATTCCATAGCATCTTATGTAAAAGGCGAATTATTCCTCGTTCAGCTTGGCTACATCATGGGCGAACAAAATCTTTCGAAAACAATGAAGGAGTTTTACAATCAATGGAAGATGAAACATCCAACAGAGAGAGATTTTCTGCACGTCGCTCAAAAAGTTTCGGGTATGGATTTGAAATGGTTTCAACATTATTGGATCAATACCACCAAAACGATTGATTACGCTATAAAAGACGTGAAATACGACAAGAACAGCACCACCATCACTTTAGAAAATAAAGGTACCGTACCGATGCCGATCGACTTCTCGGTTTTAACTAAAGATCAGAAAGTGGTCAACTACCAAATTCCGCTCAATATGACGCGTGTGTGGAAATCCAAAGATATCTACGGCGATTTCAAAACATTGGACTTCTGGAAGTGGACGCAAAATACCTACTCCTTTACCATTCCTTTTAATAAGCCCCAAATCACAGCAATGGGAATTGATTTTTCGCAACGTTTAGCCGATGTAAATCCGCAGGACAACTTCCTCGAAGTAAAATAA